A stretch of DNA from Thermoplasmata archaeon:
CCGACCGTTCTGGCCCACGTAGATCCGGGTGCGCGTGAGGTCCTTGATCAGGGAGACCATGCTGCCCTGCTTCCCGATCACCCGGGGGACCTTCGTGGGGGCGATCTCGATGAGCATCCCGCCGCTCAGCTTCCGCGCGTCCCGGTCCTGCATCGTGAGCTGGATCCGCTTGATTTCGTCCACGCTCAGGACGAAGGCGAGGATCGCATCACCCACCTTCATGTAGCGGGCCGTGTCGCCGAACTCGACCCGCCAGGGCGACTCCGTGGCATGAAGTGGGGCCGGATACGGTGCGTTGATGTCCACGAGCCAGTGCGAAGGACCGAAGTCGATGACCTCGCCCACGACGGCGTCGCCGCGTTGGGGCAGGTAGCGGCCGTTCAGCGGGATAACGGTCACATGCCCCTCGCGCTCGGACCGAATCCCCAGCTGGGAGGCCAGAATCTGGCCTCCCGACTTGAACGTCCCGGGACCCGGTTTCAGCCCAGGTCCACCGACGACCTCGCCAGGAATGACAATCTGGCGAAGCGCCGCCCCGCTGCCTTCCATTGAATACTCTCTCTCACGCAGGGGCGTCGAAACGGAGGCGGCTACTTGAGCCTTTGCCTTGCCAGGAGCCTCGTGTACCGCACTGCTTCCCCGCCCAGACGGCGCGGGACGGAGCTGCGCCGTTCAGGGGCTCGACGCCGCCCGTCCGCCTCGCCGAACCAGGAGAATCCCGGTCACAAGAACGGCGAGGCCGGCAGGGAGAACCGCCGCGTAGTACCATGGGGGCGGTTCCGCGATAATCTGATAGCACGTGTTCCCGGAGCAGAATGCGTTACCGCCAGTCCGCCAGAAGAGGTAGACCCAGAAGTCCAAAGCCCCGATCCCGGTGAGGACCGCTCCGACGACAACGGACGCGATGCCCAGGGTACGAACGGGATTCGGCATGCGGCAACCTCCTAGCCATCCCCAGCGACTCCCAAGGCTTGAAGGCTGCCGGTCCGTGCTGGTTGTTCGCGGGGAGCGTCAGATCCTCTGGTCCGCCTTCAGGACCTTGATCTCCGCGTTGCCCTTCGTCTTCGCGTTGATCCGGTCGAAGAAGTCCGTCTGCATCCCCGCGGGCATCTCCACGACGCCAATCCAGGCGCCCGTGGGCGACCACTCTTCCTTCAGGATCGTGCCGAACGACTTGAGGTCGCCGTAGCACTTCGCGCTGTCCTCCGCACTCAGGCGCACCGCGATGCGCGCCTTCTCGAACCGAATCGGAATCAGAGGCCGCAGGGAATCC
This window harbors:
- the rrp4 gene encoding exosome complex RNA-binding protein Rrp4; translated protein: MEGSGAALRQIVIPGEVVGGPGLKPGPGTFKSGGQILASQLGIRSEREGHVTVIPLNGRYLPQRGDAVVGEVIDFGPSHWLVDINAPYPAPLHATESPWRVEFGDTARYMKVGDAILAFVLSVDEIKRIQLTMQDRDARKLSGGMLIEIAPTKVPRVIGKQGSMVSLIKDLTRTRIYVGQNGRIWIDGPEDAAATAALAIRFIEERAQAFGLTEAVRDLLERETRKTGRSP